One Cryptomeria japonica chromosome 9, Sugi_1.0, whole genome shotgun sequence genomic window carries:
- the LOC131858283 gene encoding protein GLUTAMINE DUMPER 4-like has translation MRNISSASSTGSSPHSPIPYLLGGIGAMLALVIFSLLLLVCSMLRRSSRNDHGGTEKIEMGKKINHGNGCDEMEKRVVVIMAGDDNPTFIAEPASIAAPAI, from the coding sequence ATGAGAAACATTAGCTCTGCTTCTAGTACAGGCAGCAGCCCCCATTCTCCCATTCCATATTTGCTTGGTGGGATAGGTGCCATGTTGGCTCTTGTAATCTTTTCTCTACTTCTCTTGGTGTGCTCTATGTTGAGAAGATCGTCAAGGAATGATCATGGTGGGACGGAGAAGATTGAGATGGGTAAAAAGATTAACCATGGAAATGGTTgtgatgagatggaaaagagagtagTGGTCATCATGGCTGGAGATGATAATCCAACCTTTATTGCTGAGCCAGCCTCCATAGCAGCACCTGCAATTTAG